Proteins encoded in a region of the Vicia villosa cultivar HV-30 ecotype Madison, WI linkage group LG5, Vvil1.0, whole genome shotgun sequence genome:
- the LOC131601849 gene encoding histone deacetylase 9 isoform X1 — protein sequence MRSKDRIAYFYDGDAGSVYFGPNHPMKPHRLCMTHHLVLSYDLHKKMEIYRPHKAYPVELAQFHSSDYVEFLHRITPDTQHLFSDELSKYNLGEDCPVFDNLFEFCQIYAGGTIDAARRLNNQLCDIAINWAGGLHHAKKCEASGFCYINDLVLGILELLKRHARVLYIDIDVHHGDGVEEAFYFTDRVMTVSFHKYGDMFFPGTGDAKEIGEREGKFYAINVPLKDGIDDSSFTRLFKTIISKVVETYQPGAIVLQCGADSLAGDRLGCFNLSIDGHAECVRFVKRFNVPLLVTGGGGYTKENVARCWAVETGVLLDTELPNEIPENDYIKYFGPDFSLKIPNGHIENLNSKSYLSTIKMQVLENLRSIQHAPSVQMQEVPPDFYIPDLNEDLQNPDERIDQHTQDKHIQRDDEYYEGDNDNDHQTDL from the exons ATGCGCTCCAAAGACAGAATCGCTTACTTTTACGACG GTGATGCGGGCAGTGTTTACTTTGGGCCGAACCATCCCATGAAGCCTCACCGCCTTTGCATGACTCACCATCTTGTTCTCTCGTATGATCTTCATAAGAAGATGGAGATTTAT CGCCCACACAAAGCTTATCCTGTTGAGCTTGCCCAGTTTCATTCCTCTGATTATGTTGAGTTTTTGCACAGGATTACACCTGACACTCAGCACTTGTTCTCAGATGAACTGTCCAAAT ATAATCTCGGAGAAGACTGCCCTGTATTTGACAACTTATTTGAATTTTGTCAGATTTATGCTGGTGGAACTATAG ATGCTGCACGTCGACTGAACAATCAACTGTGTGATATTGCTATTAACTGGGCCGGTGGACTACATCATGCCAAGAAATGTGAAGCCTCTGGATTTTGCTACATCAATGACTTGGTTTTAGGGATTTTAGAGCTTCTTAAACGTCATGCCCGTGTTTTATACATTGATATAGATGTGCACCATGGAGATGGTGTAGAAGAAGCCTTCTACTTTACTGACAG ggTGATGACTGTCAGTTTTCACAAGTATGGAGATATGTTCTTTCCAGGAACTGGTGATGCTAAG GAAATAGGAGAAAGAGAAGGGAAGTTTTATGCAATAAATGTCCCACTCAAAGATGGAATTGATGACTCTAGCTTCACTAGACTTTTCAAGACT ATTATTTCCAAAGTAGTTGAAACATATCAACCTGGTGCAATAGTTCTCCAGTGTGGAGCAGATTCACTTGCTGGAGATCGCTTGGGTTGCTTCAATCTCTCTATTGATG GTCATGCTGAATGTGTTAGATTCGTGAAGAGATTTAATGTGCCCTTACTG GTCACTGGAGGTGGGGGATACACAAAAGAAAATGTTGCTCGATGTTGGGCGGTTGAAACTGGAGTTCTTCTAGATACTGAGCTTCCAAACG AGATTCCAGAGAatgattatattaaatattttggacCAGACTTCTCATTGAAGATTCCAAATGGGCACATA GAAAATTTAAACAGCAAATCATATCTTAGCACTATAAAAATGCAAGTCTTGGAAAATCTACGCAGCATACAACATGCTCCGAGCGTGCAAATGCAAGAG GTCCCACCTGACTTCTACATTCCTGATCTCAATGAAGATTTGCAGAACCCTGATGAGCGCATTGATC AACACACTCAAGACAAGCACATCCAGCGGGATGATGAATATTATGAAGGTGACAACGACAATGATCATCAAACGGATCTTTGA
- the LOC131601849 gene encoding histone deacetylase 9 isoform X2: MKPHRLCMTHHLVLSYDLHKKMEIYRPHKAYPVELAQFHSSDYVEFLHRITPDTQHLFSDELSKYNLGEDCPVFDNLFEFCQIYAGGTIDAARRLNNQLCDIAINWAGGLHHAKKCEASGFCYINDLVLGILELLKRHARVLYIDIDVHHGDGVEEAFYFTDRVMTVSFHKYGDMFFPGTGDAKEIGEREGKFYAINVPLKDGIDDSSFTRLFKTIISKVVETYQPGAIVLQCGADSLAGDRLGCFNLSIDGHAECVRFVKRFNVPLLVTGGGGYTKENVARCWAVETGVLLDTELPNEIPENDYIKYFGPDFSLKIPNGHIENLNSKSYLSTIKMQVLENLRSIQHAPSVQMQEVPPDFYIPDLNEDLQNPDERIDQHTQDKHIQRDDEYYEGDNDNDHQTDL; this comes from the exons ATGAAGCCTCACCGCCTTTGCATGACTCACCATCTTGTTCTCTCGTATGATCTTCATAAGAAGATGGAGATTTAT CGCCCACACAAAGCTTATCCTGTTGAGCTTGCCCAGTTTCATTCCTCTGATTATGTTGAGTTTTTGCACAGGATTACACCTGACACTCAGCACTTGTTCTCAGATGAACTGTCCAAAT ATAATCTCGGAGAAGACTGCCCTGTATTTGACAACTTATTTGAATTTTGTCAGATTTATGCTGGTGGAACTATAG ATGCTGCACGTCGACTGAACAATCAACTGTGTGATATTGCTATTAACTGGGCCGGTGGACTACATCATGCCAAGAAATGTGAAGCCTCTGGATTTTGCTACATCAATGACTTGGTTTTAGGGATTTTAGAGCTTCTTAAACGTCATGCCCGTGTTTTATACATTGATATAGATGTGCACCATGGAGATGGTGTAGAAGAAGCCTTCTACTTTACTGACAG ggTGATGACTGTCAGTTTTCACAAGTATGGAGATATGTTCTTTCCAGGAACTGGTGATGCTAAG GAAATAGGAGAAAGAGAAGGGAAGTTTTATGCAATAAATGTCCCACTCAAAGATGGAATTGATGACTCTAGCTTCACTAGACTTTTCAAGACT ATTATTTCCAAAGTAGTTGAAACATATCAACCTGGTGCAATAGTTCTCCAGTGTGGAGCAGATTCACTTGCTGGAGATCGCTTGGGTTGCTTCAATCTCTCTATTGATG GTCATGCTGAATGTGTTAGATTCGTGAAGAGATTTAATGTGCCCTTACTG GTCACTGGAGGTGGGGGATACACAAAAGAAAATGTTGCTCGATGTTGGGCGGTTGAAACTGGAGTTCTTCTAGATACTGAGCTTCCAAACG AGATTCCAGAGAatgattatattaaatattttggacCAGACTTCTCATTGAAGATTCCAAATGGGCACATA GAAAATTTAAACAGCAAATCATATCTTAGCACTATAAAAATGCAAGTCTTGGAAAATCTACGCAGCATACAACATGCTCCGAGCGTGCAAATGCAAGAG GTCCCACCTGACTTCTACATTCCTGATCTCAATGAAGATTTGCAGAACCCTGATGAGCGCATTGATC AACACACTCAAGACAAGCACATCCAGCGGGATGATGAATATTATGAAGGTGACAACGACAATGATCATCAAACGGATCTTTGA